One part of the Bacteroidota bacterium genome encodes these proteins:
- the pyrI gene encoding aspartate carbamoyltransferase regulatory subunit, translating to MKELRVSAIEKGTVIDHIPAKSVMKVVKILDLENSENTVLIGANLDSKKLVKKGIIKVSNKFFKAHEINKISLVAPEASLTIIKNFDVKEKTIVKVPKQISGIVKCRNSKCITNHENIETVFNVDTDCESLKLKCKYCEKVMEKDEIEFS from the coding sequence TGCAATAGAAAAAGGCACTGTAATAGATCATATTCCTGCAAAAAGTGTAATGAAAGTTGTAAAAATACTTGACCTTGAAAATTCAGAGAACACTGTACTTATTGGTGCTAATCTGGATAGTAAAAAGCTTGTAAAAAAAGGAATTATAAAAGTTTCTAATAAGTTTTTCAAAGCACATGAAATAAACAAAATTTCATTAGTTGCACCTGAAGCATCACTTACAATTATTAAAAACTTTGATGTTAAAGAAAAAACTATTGTAAAAGTTCCTAAGCAAATTTCAGGAATAGTAAAATGCAGAAATTCAAAATGCATTACTAATCATGAAAATATTGAAACTGTATTTAATGTAGATACTGATTGTGAATCTTTGAAACTCAAATGTAAGTACTGCGAAAAAGTAATGGAAAAAGATGAAATAGAGTTTTCTTAA